One genomic region from Natrinema caseinilyticum encodes:
- a CDS encoding DUF488 family protein: MARGTLADTYVAAIQHDLVNLPADATRVGVVRRPTSWFHAAVDENRPELGPPEPLLESMRDREEEMKMQGLCEAGAHNAAWDQVGFEEAYREHLETEADARAALAALDDRLASGESLALVCYENTEKKRCHRTVLREVLEERE; encoded by the coding sequence ATGGCACGGGGGACGCTCGCGGACACCTACGTCGCTGCCATTCAGCATGACCTGGTCAATCTGCCCGCGGACGCGACCCGCGTCGGCGTCGTGCGGCGGCCGACGTCGTGGTTTCACGCGGCGGTCGACGAGAACCGACCCGAACTCGGCCCGCCCGAACCACTGCTCGAGTCGATGCGCGACCGCGAGGAGGAGATGAAGATGCAGGGACTCTGCGAGGCGGGGGCGCACAACGCCGCCTGGGATCAGGTCGGATTCGAGGAGGCGTACCGGGAGCACCTCGAGACGGAAGCCGACGCGCGAGCGGCGCTCGCGGCGCTCGACGACAGACTGGCGTCCGGCGAGTCGCTGGCACTGGTCTGTTACGAGAACACCGAGAAGAAACGGTGTCACCGGACGGTTCTCCGGGAGGTGCTCGAGGAACGCGAATGA